A part of Apostichopus japonicus isolate 1M-3 chromosome 10, ASM3797524v1, whole genome shotgun sequence genomic DNA contains:
- the LOC139975335 gene encoding mediator of RNA polymerase II transcription subunit 14-like isoform X5 yields the protein MAPIVTPQSSMAPTPLTAAGQQGVQLGIPPPQGGGSISLSLLLDFLIQKTYHELTVLAELLPRKMDIERKEEIVKFAHSTRQSFIRFLALVKWAGSAAKVDKCSDISAFLDHQSHLFVDTADMLSRMSRENLVNARLPNFCLPHAVDVLTLGQYKRLPTCIKEKIIPPDPITPQEKASVLGRLDQIIQHRLVTSQLPSQLSNLSIKEGRVKFHIPQEFEATLTLMEDNPAIPWRLLNIKILVQDPDTGEGKSLVHPMQVTYIHQLVQSRLFDDGKPLWDMYTCLHTFCQSLQLEVLHSQAQRLVRERWGEHVTVEKYIPGQSLTLAYWRAQNLNSTKKQEHYKVVVCIDNSDAAKPLQIIHNPTLDAENAGRICSTSIKCERLSIERLLVETILVRSRTKLGSLKQKLEKIHVDATVGGTPPLLYIPLTASSEDADDDIRVSIDLQTGMLEPSVAHCDDAMIDDIDISLTSDLSKLPNLLTKIRLTHCVEKCKTSIQTMPVSCSDSIPLIPLQPEHPLSKLSPTRLYVYLKKHSSYYVVVEFSPPRSEDVTKVTVRYHLLRVRPAHSFEISNLPQPAEGLPPIQQYQDTSRVFFTPLSLVQIDSFSAIYGPGTPTEDYMAESHGKRSLQDADYQHKRRRSTPSVRCEKDLAHIIALCDGRIPFIKLTEELRKKGIPHQGIQTDSNCTGLVLKLIRVPNCQSVSKETNDALAAALLSCSFRLMQRKSQGLWKVELIFCKCPVVSSVPKEQGPLQHVYLHYEMNPAHSVLDQFFQDWESIANLYELVLGLPCALPYLTLAPTSRSSWLQEHSLPYSIMVDIVSYNYQRITIAYNKDKTHVVTVKWDFKNKEFKLMFGVIGPKTATNCHSLLRHCMQQELNVHKALPVLLKVLCYTQSPLQAICKLPIMSIVKSSTNGMLSPAFSFVLLPQSSSHFRLMYGTAYYLEIHCKGKNAITIKDGAYSHFNIRTNIDGYISIPGLKAFLDLHVDDTASNRRHAIAEEDNPTSPMDTLPPQTDPFMAGPPQQHPAAASPMFNQKMGTQGATGGFAHPSSNPATPSSPHTSVLSQPQYSMSPGASAYPLASPPNIIPSPSGVMRGGAPSPALATGSPHHVPSPSSSFIHTPPPNIQLSSPGQFISPPRIPRHSRTFPFRSAAATLPTLLSHDALHKLCTPSMIQGLSTNMCSPMERFLGAALMKKQIQKHLQNQDASLTNQLQVPATTEMGSIQFYSESLHYKISMHPATMQYLQLSVRAVEDKEQYWTQDELRILEKYFETKVACPPFKLNAMTSFLRLQTVSTTILKDFIKILRQELRPDQNMKWQLEWCLTIHPCYMTTPGTVAFIIKQKILFFIKLTCINPAPPPGQEPLFETVGIVYDKNANLTSAVNLVKPRPPNFTTIENHLKNWNEYNMNKQDCSLFPAIRSLMTNLQLKI from the exons CCTGCCAAACTTTTGTCTCCCTCATGCTGTGGATGTTTTGACTCTGGGACAGTATAAGAGGTTGCCAACTTGCATCAAGGAGAAGATCATCCCACCGGATCCCATCACACCTCAGGAGAAGGCGTCCGTCCTGGGGAGGCTCGATCAGATTATTCAACATAGACTTGTCACAAGTCAACTCCCATCCCAACTCTCAAACTTGTCAATAA aggaaGGAAGAGTGAAATTTCATATACCACAAGAGTTTGAG GCCACTTTGACATTAATGGAAGATAACCCTGCGATACCATGGAGActactgaatattaaaatacTGGTACAAGACCCTGACACTGGAG AGGGAAAATCTCTTGTACATCCAATGCAA GTGACCTACATTCACCAGTTGGTCCAGTCTAGACTGTTCGACGATGGCAAACCTCTCTGGGATATGTACACCTGTCTTC ACACATTTTGTCAGTCCTTGCAGTTGGAAGTTCTACACTCACAG GCACAGAGACTTGTTCGTGAGAGATGGGGTGAACATGTCACCGTGGAGAAGTACATCCCCGGACAATCATTAACGCTGGCGTATTGGAG AGCTCAAAACCTGAACAGCACCAAGAAACAAGAACATTACAAGGTGGTGGTCTGCATAGACAACAGTGATGCTGCTAAACCCCTTCAGATAATCCATAACCCTACCCTGGATGCAGAGAATGCCGGCAGGATCTGTTCCACCTCCATAAAG TGTGAGAGGCTGTCTATTGAAAGGTTGCTAGTAGAAACCATCCTGGTCAGGTCGAGGACAAAACTCGGATCACTGAAGCAAAAACTGGAGAAGATCCATGTTGATG CGACTGTCGGTGGCACACCGCCTCTTCTGTACATACCCCTTACAGCTTCCAGTGAGGATGCAGATGATGACATCAGGGTATCCATAGACCTACAGACTGGAATGCTGGAACCAAGTGTGGCTCATTGTG ATGATGCCATGATAGATGACATTGATATATCTTTGACATCTGACCTCAGCAAGTTACCAAATCTTTTGACAAAAATTAG GTTGACTCATTGCGTAGAGAAGTGTAAAACCAGTATCCAGACGATGCCAGTCTCTTGTTCGGACTCCATCCCACTCATCCCACTGCAACCGGAACATCCGCTCTCAAAATTATCACCGACCCGCCTCTATGTTTATCTGAAGAAACACAGTTCTTACTACGTG GTCGTAGAATTTTCACCGCCGAGGAGCGAAGACGTCACCAAAGTGACTGTCAGATACCACCTGCTGAGAGTCAGACCCGCTCACAGCTTTGAAATTTCCAACTTGCCTCAACCGGCGGAGGGACTACCCCCCATTCAACAATACCAAGACACATCCAGGGTCTTTTTTACACCCCTGAGTCTGGTCCAGATTGACAGCTTTTCAGCTATTTACGGACCAGGGACGCCAACCGAAG ATTACATGGCAGAATCACATGGGAAAAGATCT CTCCAGGATGCTGATTACCAGCATAAGAGACGGAGAAGTACTCCCAGCGTAAGGTGTGAGAAAGATCTTGCTCACATCATAGCACTCTGCGACGGAAGAATTCCCTTCATCAAACTCACCGAGGAG CTGAGGAAGAAAGGAATTCCCCATCAAGGCATCCAGACGGACTCCAACTGCACCGGTTTGGTCCTGAAGCTGATTCGAGTCCCGAACTGTCAGTCGGTCAGCAAAGAGACCAACGACGCCCTCGCTGCGGCCCTCCTCAGCTGCTCCTTCAGGCTCATGCAGCGGAAATCCCAGGGACTCTGGAAAGTTGAG ctgATTTTCTGCAAGTGTCCAGTAGTAAGTTCTGTTCCAAAGGAACAAG ggcCGTTGCAGCATGTCTATCTGCATTATGAAATGAATCCAGCCCATTCTGTCTTGGATCAATTCTTTCAAGACTGGGAATCTATCGCCAACCTCTACGAACTCGTCCTGGGATTACCGTGTGCTCTACCCTACCTGACCCTTGCTCCCACATCCAGGTCTAGTTGGCTACAGG AACACAGCCTACCATACAGCATAATGGTGGATATTGTATCGTACAACTATCAGAGAATAACAATTGCATATAACAAGGATAAAACTCATGTG GTTACCGTCAAGTGGGATTTTAAGAACAAAGAGTTTAAGCTGATGTTCGGAGTTATCGGACCAAAGACGGCCACAAACTGCCACAGCTTGTTAAGACACTGTATGCAGCAGGAGCTTAATGTACACAAAGCGCTGCCAGTTCTCTTAAAG GTTCTATGTTACACCCAGAGTCCATTGCAAGCGATTTGTAAGCTGCCGATAATGTCCATCGTAAAATCCAGCACCAATGGG ATGTTATCTCCAGCTTTCTCCTTTGTCCTTCTGCCTCAGTCGAGCTCTCACTTCCGTCTCATGTACGGCACCGCGTACTATCTGGAGATACACTGTAAAGGCAAAAATGCAATCACCATTAAAG ACGGTGCTTATAGTCATTTCAACATCAGGACTAATATAGATGGTTACATCTCTATACCAGGTCTAAAG GCATTTTTGGATCTCCATGTGGATGACACTGCCAGTAACAGGAGGCACGCCATCGCTGAGGAAGATAATCCCACCTCTCCCATGGACACGCTCCCTCCCCAGACAGATCCATTCATGGCTGGACCACCACAGCAACACCCTGCAGCTGCGTCACCGATGTTCAACCAGAAAATGGGTACCCAAGGTGCAACAGGGGGGTTTGCTCACCCTAGCAGTAACCCAGCCACCCCTTCTTCTCCCCATACTTCGGTTCTCTCTCAACCT CAGTACAGCATGTCCCCAGGGGCGAGTGCTTACCCTCTGGCTTCACCTCCAAACATCATTCCATCTCCTTCAGGGGTCATGAGAGGGGGAGCTCCTTCACCAG cACTGGCAACTGGTTCACCCCATCACGTACCATCACCGAGCTCCTCTTTCATTCACACTCCACCTCCAAACATTCAGCTTTCATCTCCAGGGCAGTTTATCAGTCCCCCAA GAATTCCCAGGCACTCGCGGACGTTTCCGTTCCGCTCCGCCGCTGCGACACTGCCGACCCTCCTATCCCATGATGCCTTGCACAAACTGTGCACCCCATCCATGATTCAGGGCCTGTCCACCAACATGTGCAGCCCGATGGAGAGGTTCCTAGGAGCGGCATTGATGAAGAAACAGATACAGAAGCATTTACAAAATCAGGATGCG TCATTAACCAATCAACTTCAAGTGCCAGCCACCACCGAGATGGGATCGATTCAGTTCTATTCCGAGTCGCTTCATTACAAGATATCCATGCACCCTGCGACAATGCAGTACTTACAACTCTCGGTCAGAGCTGTCG AGGATAAAGAACAATACTGGACTCAAGATGAACTGAGAATTCTggagaaatattttgaaactaaG GTGGCTTGCCCTCCATTCAAGCTCAATGCCATGACCTCGTTCCTTCGGCTCCAGACGGTATCCACGACGATCTTGAAGGACTTTATCAAGATTCTTCGCCAGGAGCTCCGGCCAGACCAGAATATGAAATGGCAGCTAGAATGGTGTCTAACTATTCATCCATGTTACATGACAACACCTGGAACAGTAGCCTTCATCATCAAACAAAAGATTCTCTTCTTT ATTAAATTGACCTGTATCAATCCAGCGCCTCCTCCAGGGCAGGAACCCCTCTTTGAGACAGTCGGCATCGTCTACGACAAAAATGCGAATCTGACCTCGGCAGTGAATCTGGTGAAACCGCGACCCCCAAACTTCACCACCATCGAAAACCATCTGAAGAACTGGAATGAATACAACATGAACAAAC AGGATTGTTCTCTCTTTCCAGCGATTCGAAGTCTGATGACTAACCTGCAGCTCAAGATCTGA
- the LOC139975335 gene encoding mediator of RNA polymerase II transcription subunit 14-like isoform X1, which translates to MAPIVTPQSSMAPTPLTAAGQQGVQLGIPPPQGGGSISLSLLLDFLIQKTYHELTVLAELLPRKMDIERKEEIVKFAHSTRQSFIRFLALVKWAGSAAKVDKCSDISAFLDHQSHLFVDTADMLSRMSRENLVNARLPNFCLPHAVDVLTLGQYKRLPTCIKEKIIPPDPITPQEKASVLGRLDQIIQHRLVTSQLPSQLSNLSIKEGRVKFHIPQEFEATLTLMEDNPAIPWRLLNIKILVQDPDTGEGKSLVHPMQVTYIHQLVQSRLFDDGKPLWDMYTCLHTFCQSLQLEVLHSQAQRLVRERWGEHVTVEKYIPGQSLTLAYWRAQNLNSTKKQEHYKVVVCIDNSDAAKPLQIIHNPTLDAENAGRICSTSIKCERLSIERLLVETILVRSRTKLGSLKQKLEKIHVDATVGGTPPLLYIPLTASSEDADDDIRVSIDLQTGMLEPSVAHCDDAMIDDIDISLTSDLSKLPNLLTKIRLTHCVEKCKTSIQTMPVSCSDSIPLIPLQPEHPLSKLSPTRLYVYLKKHSSYYVVVEFSPPRSEDVTKVTVRYHLLRVRPAHSFEISNLPQPAEGLPPIQQYQDTSRVFFTPLSLVQIDSFSAIYGPGTPTEDYMAESHGKRSLQDADYQHKRRRSTPSVRCEKDLAHIIALCDGRIPFIKLTEELRKKGIPHQGIQTDSNCTGLVLKLIRVPNCQSVSKETNDALAAALLSCSFRLMQRKSQGLWKVELIFCKCPVVSSVPKEQGPLQHVYLHYEMNPAHSVLDQFFQDWESIANLYELVLGLPCALPYLTLAPTSRSSWLQEHSLPYSIMVDIVSYNYQRITIAYNKDKTHVVTVKWDFKNKEFKLMFGVIGPKTATNCHSLLRHCMQQELNVHKALPVLLKVLCYTQSPLQAICKLPIMSIVKSSTNGMLSPAFSFVLLPQSSSHFRLMYGTAYYLEIHCKGKNAITIKDGAYSHFNIRTNIDGYISIPGLKAFLDLHVDDTASNRRHAIAEEDNPTSPMDTLPPQTDPFMAGPPQQHPAAASPMFNQKMGTQGATGGFAHPSSNPATPSSPHTSVLSQPQYSMSPGASAYPLASPPNIIPSPSGVMRGGAPSPALATGSPHHVPSPSSSFIHTPPPNIQLSSPGQFISPPNVGGDVASSAGSPYPGTVGYPVPSPGQRNWPPSPSFQGPSPIQRLVQSPGSAGGMTQPSPGAGSVPQTTGIPRHSRTFPFRSAAATLPTLLSHDALHKLCTPSMIQGLSTNMCSPMERFLGAALMKKQIQKHLQNQDASLTNQLQVPATTEMGSIQFYSESLHYKISMHPATMQYLQLSVRAVEDKEQYWTQDELRILEKYFETKVACPPFKLNAMTSFLRLQTVSTTILKDFIKILRQELRPDQNMKWQLEWCLTIHPCYMTTPGTVAFIIKQKILFFIKLTCINPAPPPGQEPLFETVGIVYDKNANLTSAVNLVKPRPPNFTTIENHLKNWNEYNMNKQDCSLFPAIRSLMTNLQLKI; encoded by the exons CCTGCCAAACTTTTGTCTCCCTCATGCTGTGGATGTTTTGACTCTGGGACAGTATAAGAGGTTGCCAACTTGCATCAAGGAGAAGATCATCCCACCGGATCCCATCACACCTCAGGAGAAGGCGTCCGTCCTGGGGAGGCTCGATCAGATTATTCAACATAGACTTGTCACAAGTCAACTCCCATCCCAACTCTCAAACTTGTCAATAA aggaaGGAAGAGTGAAATTTCATATACCACAAGAGTTTGAG GCCACTTTGACATTAATGGAAGATAACCCTGCGATACCATGGAGActactgaatattaaaatacTGGTACAAGACCCTGACACTGGAG AGGGAAAATCTCTTGTACATCCAATGCAA GTGACCTACATTCACCAGTTGGTCCAGTCTAGACTGTTCGACGATGGCAAACCTCTCTGGGATATGTACACCTGTCTTC ACACATTTTGTCAGTCCTTGCAGTTGGAAGTTCTACACTCACAG GCACAGAGACTTGTTCGTGAGAGATGGGGTGAACATGTCACCGTGGAGAAGTACATCCCCGGACAATCATTAACGCTGGCGTATTGGAG AGCTCAAAACCTGAACAGCACCAAGAAACAAGAACATTACAAGGTGGTGGTCTGCATAGACAACAGTGATGCTGCTAAACCCCTTCAGATAATCCATAACCCTACCCTGGATGCAGAGAATGCCGGCAGGATCTGTTCCACCTCCATAAAG TGTGAGAGGCTGTCTATTGAAAGGTTGCTAGTAGAAACCATCCTGGTCAGGTCGAGGACAAAACTCGGATCACTGAAGCAAAAACTGGAGAAGATCCATGTTGATG CGACTGTCGGTGGCACACCGCCTCTTCTGTACATACCCCTTACAGCTTCCAGTGAGGATGCAGATGATGACATCAGGGTATCCATAGACCTACAGACTGGAATGCTGGAACCAAGTGTGGCTCATTGTG ATGATGCCATGATAGATGACATTGATATATCTTTGACATCTGACCTCAGCAAGTTACCAAATCTTTTGACAAAAATTAG GTTGACTCATTGCGTAGAGAAGTGTAAAACCAGTATCCAGACGATGCCAGTCTCTTGTTCGGACTCCATCCCACTCATCCCACTGCAACCGGAACATCCGCTCTCAAAATTATCACCGACCCGCCTCTATGTTTATCTGAAGAAACACAGTTCTTACTACGTG GTCGTAGAATTTTCACCGCCGAGGAGCGAAGACGTCACCAAAGTGACTGTCAGATACCACCTGCTGAGAGTCAGACCCGCTCACAGCTTTGAAATTTCCAACTTGCCTCAACCGGCGGAGGGACTACCCCCCATTCAACAATACCAAGACACATCCAGGGTCTTTTTTACACCCCTGAGTCTGGTCCAGATTGACAGCTTTTCAGCTATTTACGGACCAGGGACGCCAACCGAAG ATTACATGGCAGAATCACATGGGAAAAGATCT CTCCAGGATGCTGATTACCAGCATAAGAGACGGAGAAGTACTCCCAGCGTAAGGTGTGAGAAAGATCTTGCTCACATCATAGCACTCTGCGACGGAAGAATTCCCTTCATCAAACTCACCGAGGAG CTGAGGAAGAAAGGAATTCCCCATCAAGGCATCCAGACGGACTCCAACTGCACCGGTTTGGTCCTGAAGCTGATTCGAGTCCCGAACTGTCAGTCGGTCAGCAAAGAGACCAACGACGCCCTCGCTGCGGCCCTCCTCAGCTGCTCCTTCAGGCTCATGCAGCGGAAATCCCAGGGACTCTGGAAAGTTGAG ctgATTTTCTGCAAGTGTCCAGTAGTAAGTTCTGTTCCAAAGGAACAAG ggcCGTTGCAGCATGTCTATCTGCATTATGAAATGAATCCAGCCCATTCTGTCTTGGATCAATTCTTTCAAGACTGGGAATCTATCGCCAACCTCTACGAACTCGTCCTGGGATTACCGTGTGCTCTACCCTACCTGACCCTTGCTCCCACATCCAGGTCTAGTTGGCTACAGG AACACAGCCTACCATACAGCATAATGGTGGATATTGTATCGTACAACTATCAGAGAATAACAATTGCATATAACAAGGATAAAACTCATGTG GTTACCGTCAAGTGGGATTTTAAGAACAAAGAGTTTAAGCTGATGTTCGGAGTTATCGGACCAAAGACGGCCACAAACTGCCACAGCTTGTTAAGACACTGTATGCAGCAGGAGCTTAATGTACACAAAGCGCTGCCAGTTCTCTTAAAG GTTCTATGTTACACCCAGAGTCCATTGCAAGCGATTTGTAAGCTGCCGATAATGTCCATCGTAAAATCCAGCACCAATGGG ATGTTATCTCCAGCTTTCTCCTTTGTCCTTCTGCCTCAGTCGAGCTCTCACTTCCGTCTCATGTACGGCACCGCGTACTATCTGGAGATACACTGTAAAGGCAAAAATGCAATCACCATTAAAG ACGGTGCTTATAGTCATTTCAACATCAGGACTAATATAGATGGTTACATCTCTATACCAGGTCTAAAG GCATTTTTGGATCTCCATGTGGATGACACTGCCAGTAACAGGAGGCACGCCATCGCTGAGGAAGATAATCCCACCTCTCCCATGGACACGCTCCCTCCCCAGACAGATCCATTCATGGCTGGACCACCACAGCAACACCCTGCAGCTGCGTCACCGATGTTCAACCAGAAAATGGGTACCCAAGGTGCAACAGGGGGGTTTGCTCACCCTAGCAGTAACCCAGCCACCCCTTCTTCTCCCCATACTTCGGTTCTCTCTCAACCT CAGTACAGCATGTCCCCAGGGGCGAGTGCTTACCCTCTGGCTTCACCTCCAAACATCATTCCATCTCCTTCAGGGGTCATGAGAGGGGGAGCTCCTTCACCAG cACTGGCAACTGGTTCACCCCATCACGTACCATCACCGAGCTCCTCTTTCATTCACACTCCACCTCCAAACATTCAGCTTTCATCTCCAGGGCAGTTTATCAGTCCCCCAA ATGTGGGAGGAGATGTGGCCTCCTCCGCAGGTTCCCCATACCCAGGAACCGTGGGTTACCCAGTTCCATCACCAGGCCAAAGAAACTGGCCACCAAGTCCTTCTTTCCAGGGCCCATCACCCATTCAGAGATTGGTGCAGTCTCCCGGGAGTGCTGGGGGTATGACCCAGCCGTCACCGGGAGCTGGTAGTGTCCCTCAAACCACAG GAATTCCCAGGCACTCGCGGACGTTTCCGTTCCGCTCCGCCGCTGCGACACTGCCGACCCTCCTATCCCATGATGCCTTGCACAAACTGTGCACCCCATCCATGATTCAGGGCCTGTCCACCAACATGTGCAGCCCGATGGAGAGGTTCCTAGGAGCGGCATTGATGAAGAAACAGATACAGAAGCATTTACAAAATCAGGATGCG TCATTAACCAATCAACTTCAAGTGCCAGCCACCACCGAGATGGGATCGATTCAGTTCTATTCCGAGTCGCTTCATTACAAGATATCCATGCACCCTGCGACAATGCAGTACTTACAACTCTCGGTCAGAGCTGTCG AGGATAAAGAACAATACTGGACTCAAGATGAACTGAGAATTCTggagaaatattttgaaactaaG GTGGCTTGCCCTCCATTCAAGCTCAATGCCATGACCTCGTTCCTTCGGCTCCAGACGGTATCCACGACGATCTTGAAGGACTTTATCAAGATTCTTCGCCAGGAGCTCCGGCCAGACCAGAATATGAAATGGCAGCTAGAATGGTGTCTAACTATTCATCCATGTTACATGACAACACCTGGAACAGTAGCCTTCATCATCAAACAAAAGATTCTCTTCTTT ATTAAATTGACCTGTATCAATCCAGCGCCTCCTCCAGGGCAGGAACCCCTCTTTGAGACAGTCGGCATCGTCTACGACAAAAATGCGAATCTGACCTCGGCAGTGAATCTGGTGAAACCGCGACCCCCAAACTTCACCACCATCGAAAACCATCTGAAGAACTGGAATGAATACAACATGAACAAAC AGGATTGTTCTCTCTTTCCAGCGATTCGAAGTCTGATGACTAACCTGCAGCTCAAGATCTGA